Proteins encoded together in one Neosynechococcus sphagnicola sy1 window:
- a CDS encoding ribbon-helix-helix domain-containing protein yields MADNMATEKIRTSIYLKEDLKKELERLAKVERRSLNNLIEILVEDAIEEAKKEGKLTHASK; encoded by the coding sequence ATGGCTGACAATATGGCAACAGAAAAGATTCGGACATCTATTTATCTCAAAGAAGACCTTAAGAAGGAGCTTGAGCGCTTAGCCAAGGTTGAGCGCAGAAGCCTTAACAACCTGATTGAGATTCTGGTTGAGGACGCTATTGAAGAAGCCAAAAAGGAAGGCAAACTAACCCATGCAAGCAAGTGA